In one Nitrososphaera viennensis EN76 genomic region, the following are encoded:
- a CDS encoding glycosyltransferase family 2 protein, whose amino-acid sequence MTRPGKAERSVEEGLTSSELPSSLSSPSSETPSSLISTHKCEQKVSSSGRILVPKRAWVIRILSIVTLSLVTIYNVYQGMLLSDPLVVYSTLMPLHALLVFACGWALYKNPAKGRIRDELVSVVIPVYNQKEMIRIVINAVFQSTYKNIEVVAVNDGSKDGTREILNELAKDYPGLKVIHKTNEGKRKAVAAGFSASKGRYVILIDSDSVMDKNAITEFMKAFSADTRIGGVVGYAKVWNADKNVLTRCQDAWYDYAFNIHKTCESAFGNVLCCSGCLAGYRREAIVDFIPYWTRAKIHNSDDRDLTSFALATKWAKKELVPTLGEKITTKLANAMAGYDDSEDRALTSHAIVEWKTVYVSTAIVYTDVPERMKGYLKQQKRWKKGYIRSNFYVSAFFWRKPLIMSLIFYTEFLATFTAPLITLIVFLYEPLILGQFWLPGVFLLGSVLVGFIQGLDYKFRDPGAKNWKYKPLMNLVTTFVLSWMIFFALWNYRKNEWLTR is encoded by the coding sequence ATGACACGTCCTGGAAAGGCAGAGCGAAGCGTCGAGGAAGGGCTGACGAGCTCAGAATTGCCTTCTTCATTATCATCACCATCGTCAGAGACGCCATCATCCTTGATTTCAACTCATAAATGCGAGCAAAAGGTGTCGTCAAGTGGCCGCATACTGGTGCCAAAACGCGCGTGGGTGATAAGGATACTGTCAATAGTTACCCTGAGCCTGGTAACAATCTACAACGTGTACCAGGGGATGCTGCTCAGCGACCCGCTCGTAGTGTATTCCACGCTGATGCCACTGCATGCGTTGCTGGTATTTGCATGCGGATGGGCTCTCTACAAGAATCCTGCGAAGGGCAGGATCAGAGACGAGCTTGTTTCAGTGGTGATACCAGTATACAACCAGAAAGAGATGATCAGGATCGTAATCAACGCGGTTTTCCAGTCCACATACAAGAACATCGAGGTAGTTGCGGTAAATGACGGAAGCAAGGACGGCACGCGCGAGATACTGAACGAGCTGGCAAAAGATTACCCTGGTCTTAAAGTGATTCACAAAACCAACGAAGGCAAGCGCAAGGCAGTGGCGGCAGGATTTTCTGCGTCAAAAGGCAGGTATGTAATCCTGATAGATTCTGACAGCGTGATGGACAAAAATGCAATAACAGAATTCATGAAGGCGTTCAGCGCGGACACCCGAATCGGAGGAGTGGTGGGCTACGCCAAGGTCTGGAATGCAGACAAGAACGTCCTTACAAGGTGTCAGGATGCCTGGTATGACTATGCCTTTAACATTCACAAGACATGCGAGAGCGCCTTTGGAAACGTGCTGTGCTGCTCCGGGTGCCTGGCTGGATACAGGCGCGAGGCTATAGTCGATTTTATACCGTACTGGACGCGCGCAAAGATACACAACAGCGACGACAGGGACCTTACCTCCTTTGCCCTAGCAACCAAGTGGGCCAAGAAAGAGTTAGTGCCAACTCTTGGAGAAAAAATCACGACAAAACTGGCGAACGCAATGGCAGGCTACGATGATTCCGAAGACCGAGCCCTTACGTCGCATGCCATCGTGGAATGGAAGACCGTCTATGTCTCTACTGCCATAGTGTACACCGATGTGCCAGAGAGGATGAAGGGATATCTGAAGCAGCAAAAGAGGTGGAAGAAGGGGTACATCCGGTCCAACTTTTACGTAAGTGCATTTTTCTGGCGCAAACCCCTCATAATGTCGCTGATATTCTACACAGAGTTCCTGGCGACATTCACCGCCCCATTGATAACCCTCATAGTATTCCTGTACGAGCCTTTGATACTTGGGCAGTTCTGGTTACCCGGAGTCTTCCTCCTGGGCTCTGTCTTGGTGGGGTTTATTCAGGGACTAGACTACAAGTTCCGCGATCCAGGCGCCAAGAACTGGAAGTACAAGCCGCTCATGAACCTTGTCACGACGTTCGTGTTATCGTGGATGATATTCTTCGCGCTGTGGAACTACAGGAAGAACGAGTGGCTGACAAGGTGA